Proteins encoded together in one Penicillium digitatum chromosome 1, complete sequence window:
- a CDS encoding ABC multidrug transporter, putative codes for MDGSEKGPGASSDDIQFDTESAMTITGEETPDKESSNLKGNDWRMMTKLQDDNDRNLAAGFKKQELGITWRDLSVQVTSSEAAVNETVLSQFNFPTIIKESRRKLPLRTILNKSHGCVKPGEMLLVLGRPGSGCTTLLKILANRRGGFKSVEGDVRFGSMQPKEAENFRGQIVMNTEEEIFFPSLTVGQTMDFATRLKVPFHLPDGMTALEYQEASKKFLLESVGISHTEDTKVGNEYVRGVSGGERKRVSIIECMATRGSVFCWDQSTRGLDASTALEWTKAIRAMTDTLNLSTVVTLYQAGNGIYDLFDKVLVLDEGEQIFYGTREQARPFMEDAGFICREGSNIADYLTGVTVPTERRIRDGFESRFPRNAEAVRAEYEKSPIYTQMIAEYSYPESDLARERTEEFKQGVAFETSKNLPKNSPFTVGFVDQVKICVQRQYQILWGDKGTFIIKQVATLCQALIAGSLFYNAPDNSGGLFVKSGALFFSLLYNSLLAMSEVNESFSGRPVLIKHKGFAYFHPAAFCLAQIAADIPVLLFQISMFGLVIYFMVGLSMSAGAFFSYWIIVFTTTMAMTALFRAVGALFSTFDGASKVSGSLIMFTVLYTGYMIPKPTMHPWLGWIFWIDPLAYGFEALLSIEFHDKTFIPCVGKNLIPTGPGYENAQAHQACAGVAGAISGQNFVVGDNYLASLSYSHSHVWRNFGINWAWWVLFVAVTMVATSNWQTPSESGSTLVIPREYLHKHVQNQQKDEEGQSLGKHVSQTKDEAPKSDNKLVRNTSVFTWKNLSYTVQTPSGDRLLLDNVHGWVKPGMLGALMGSSGAGKTTLLDVLAQRKTEGTIKGSIMVDGRPLPVSFQRSAGYVEQLDIHERMATVRESLEFSALLRQPATIPREEKLAYVDVIIDLLELHDLADTMIGSVGAGLSVEQRKRVTIGVELVSKPSILIFLDEPTSGLDGQSAYNTVRFLRRLADAGQAVLVTVHQPSAQLFAEFDQLLLLAKGGKTVYFGPIGENSQDIKSYFSRYGAPCPSETNPAEHMIDVVSGQLSQGRDWNKVWMESPEHSAMLKELDEIIETAASKPQATTDDGREFACTLWEQTSLVLKRTSTALYRNSDYINNKFALHISSGLVVGFSFWKIGDSVADLQSVLFFVFNAIFVAPGVINQLQPTFLERRDLFEAREKKAKMYSWKAFTIALIVSEFPYLVVCAALFFNCWYWTAGMTVDSSKSGSMFFVFFLYEFLYTGIGQFIAAYAPNAQMAAMTNPLILGTMISFCGVLVPYAQIVSFWRYWMYWINPFNYLMGSLLVFGLFDREVHCKEQEFAKFDAPNGTTCGEYLSEFMQTIGARMNLTNPEATEGCRVCEYTRGSDYLFTINLKDYYYGWRDAGIVALFVVSSYGLVFGLMKLRTKASKTAQ; via the exons ATGGATGGGTCAGAAAAAGGACCGGGCGCAAGCTCTGATGACATCCAGTTCGATACCGAAAGCGCCATGACGATCACAGGCGAAGAAACTCCCGACAAGGAGAGCTCCAACCTCAAAGGAAATGACTGGAGAATGATGACCAAGCTCCAGGATGATAACGATCGCAACCTGGCTGCTGGATTCAAGAAACAGGAACTTGGTATCACATGGCGGGATCTCTCTGTGCAGGTAACAAGTTCAGAGGCCGCCGTGAATGAGACTGTTCTCTCCCAGTTCAATTTCCCCACCATTATCAAAGAGAGCCGGCGAAAGCTTCCTCTACGGACGATCCTCAACAAGAGTCATGGCTGCGTGAAGCCCGGTGAAATGTTGCTTGTGCTGGGCCGCCCCGGCTCCGGCTGCACGACTTTGTTGAAAATTCTTGCCAACAGACGAGGCGGGTTCAAATCAGTGGAGGGAGATGTTCGCTTTGGATCCATGCAGCCGAAGGAAGCTGAAAATTTCAGAGGTCAGATTGTGATGAAcaccgaagaagagatcttCTTTCCATCTCTAACGGTTGGTCAAACCATGGACTTCGCCACACGCCTGAAAGTGCCCTTCCATCTTCCAGACGGAATGACTGCCTTGGAATACCAAGAAGCCTCGAAAAAGTTCCTACTCGAATCCGTCGGAATCTCTCACACCGAGGACACCAAGGTCGGCAATGAATACGTTCGTGGAGTTAGCGGTGGTGAACGCAAGCGAGTTTCCATCATCGAATGTATGGCCACCCGAGGATCTGTCTTCTGCTGGGATCAATCGACTCGTGGCCTTGACGCCTCTACTGCCCTTGAATGGACAAAGGCTATCCGAGCTATGACCGATACACTCAATCTGTCCACCGTGGTAACTCTCTACCAGGCCGGTAACGGTATTTACGATTTGTTCGACAAAGTTCTCGTGCTTGATGAAGGAGAACAGATCTTCTACGGCACCAGAGAGCAAGCCAGGCCATTTATGGAGGATGCTGGATTCATCTGCCGCGAAGGTTCCAACATCGCTGATTACCTCACTGGTGTCACCGTACCCACAGAGCGCAGAATTCGAGATGGCTTCGAGAGTCGCTTCCCGCGCAACGCGGAGGCTGTGAGAGCCGAGTATGAAAAATCCCCCATCTACACACAAATGATAGCGGAGTACTCTTACCCGGAATCCGATCTTGCCCGCGAGCGGACTGAGGAGTTTAAGCAAGGCGTGGCTTTTGAAACCTCCAAAAACCTGCCCAAGAACAGCCCCTTCACCGTCGGCTTCGTTGATCAGGTTAAGATTTGTGTGCAGCGTCAGTACCAAATCCTTTGGGGCGACAAAGGAACTTTCATCATCAAGCAGGTGGCAACGCTATGCCAGGCCTTGATTGCCGGCTCCCTGTTCTATAATGCCCCCGACAACTCTGGTGGACTGTTCGTCAAATCAGGtgctctcttcttctcccttcttTACAACAGTTTGCTGGCTATGAGTGAAGTAAACGAGTCCTTCTCTGGAAGACCTGTGTTGATTAAGCACAAGGGCTTCGCTTACTTCCACCCGGCCGCTTTCTGTCTTGCCCAAATTGCTGCGGACATACCTGTCTTGCTTTTCCAGATTTCTATGTTTGGTCTGGTTATATACTTCATGGTTGGACTCTCCATGTCAGCCGGGGCGTTCTTCTCCTACTGGATTATCGTTTTCACAACGACAATG GCTATGACTGCTCTCTTCCGAGCTGTTGGCGCTCTATTTTCTACCTTTGATGGGGCCTCCAAGGTCTCTGGTTCGTTGATCATGTTCACCGTTCTCTACACCGGTTACATGATTCCAAAGCCTACAATGCACCCGTGGCTCGGCTGGATCTTCTGGATCGACCCGCTAGCTTATGGTTTTGAGGCTTTGCTAAGTATAGAATTCCATGATAAGACCTTTATTCCATGCGTCGGAAAGAATCTGATTCCCACCGGCCCCGGATATGAGAATGCCCAGGCGCATCAAGCTTGTGCAGGTGTTGCTGGCGCGATCTCAGGCCAGAATTTCGTGGTTGGCGACAACTATCTGGCGTCGCTCTCATACAGCCACTCGCACGTTTGGCGCAATTTTGGCATCAACTGGGCGTGGTGGGTTTTGTTTGTTGCTGTCACGATGGTCGCTACTTCGAACTGGCAGACACCCTCAGAGTCTGGTAGCACGCTGGTCATCCCCCGTGAATACCTGCACAAGCACGTCCAAAATCAGCAAAAGGATGAAGAAGGTCAGAGTTTAGGGAAGCACGTTTCCCAAACGAAGGATGAGGCCCCAAAGTCTGACAACAAGTTGGTCCGCAACACGTCCGTTTTTACATGGAAGAATCTTTCATACACGGTTCAGACACCTAGCGGTGACCGTCTCCTCCTTGACAACGTCCATGGATGGGTGAAACCGGGCATGCTTGGTGCCTTGATGGGTTCCTCGGGCGCCGGCAAGACAACCCTACTTGATGTTCTCGCTCAACGTAAAACTGAAGGAACAATCAAAGGCTCAATCATGGTGGATGGTCGTCCACTGCCTGTCTCATTCCAACGCTCGGCCGGTTATGTTGAGCAGCTGGACATCCACGAACGTATGGCAACGGTCCGGGAGTCCTTGGAGTTCTCTGCCCTACTGCGCCAACCTGCTACCATCCCACGCGAAGAGAAACTTGCTTATGTGGATGTCATCATCGATTTGCTCGAGCTCCATGATCTGGCTGATACCATGATTGGTAGTGTAGGGGCTGGATTGAGTGTAGAACAGCGCAAGCGTGTCACTATTGGAGTCGAACTCGTTTCCAAGCCTAGCATTCTGATCTTCCTCGACGAGCCTACTAGCGGTCTTGATGGCCAGAGTGCGTACAACACTGTGAGATTCCTTCGCAGACTTGCGGATGCTGGCCAGGCTGTACTAGTCACCGTGCACCAACCATCTGCGCAGCTTTTCGCCGAGTTTGATCAGCTTCTTCTGTTGGCCAAGGGAGGCAAAACTGTCTACTTTGGTCCCATTGGAGAGAATTCGCAGGATATCAAGAGCTATTTCTCCCGTTATGGAGCCCCGTGCCCGTCTGAGACCAACCCTGCTGAGCACATGATTGACGTGGTCTCTGGTCAACTGAGTCAGGGTAGGGATTGGAACAAGGTCTGGATGGAGTCGCCTGAGCACAGTGCCATGCTGAAGGAGCTTGACGAGATCATTGAGACCGCTGCATCGAAACCGCAAGCTACTACCGATGATGGTCGGGAGTTTGCTTGCACCCTCTGGGAGCAGACAAGCCTGGTTCTAAAACGGACATCAACAGCCTTATACCGAAATTCTGACTACATCAACAACAAGTTTGCCCTCCACATCTCATCAGGATTGGTTGTGGGATTCAGTTTCTGGAAGATTGGCGACTCAGTCGCTGATCTTCAGAGTGTGCtattcttcgtcttcaatgcCATCTTTGTCGCTCCGGGTGTGATCAATCAACTGCAGCCGACTTTCCTTGAACGCCGCGATCTGTTCGAGGCACGCgagaagaaggccaagaTGTACTCCTGGAAAGCGTTCACCATCGCGTTAATTGTCTCTGAGTTCCCCTACCTGGTCGTGTGTGCCGCTCTCTTCTTCAACTGCTGGTACTGGACGGCCGGTATGACAGTTGATTCCAGTAAAAGCGGCAGCATGTTCTTCGTATTTTTCCTCTATGAGTTCCTCTACACTGGAATTG GTCAATTCATCGCTGCATATGCACCCAACGCCCAGATGGCTGCCATGACAAATCCTCTAATCCTGGGC ACAATGATCTCTTTCTGTGGTGTTCTGGTCCCCTACGCCCAAATAGTTAGCTTCTGGCGATACTGGATGTACTGGATTAACCCATTCAACTACCTCATGGGCAGCTTATTGGTCTTCGGCTTGTTCGATCGCGAAGTCCATTGCAAGGAGCAAGAATTTGCCAAATTCGATGCACCCAATGGAACCACTTGCGGCGAATACCTCAGCGAATTTATGCAGACCATTGGTGCCCGTATGAACCTCACCAACCCCGAGGCTACCGAAGGATGCCGCGTGTGCGAATACACCCGTGGATCCGATTACCTTTTCACCATCAACCTGAAGGACTACTACTACGGCTGGAGAGACGCGGGTATTGTGGCTCTGTTTGTGGTCAGCTCGTATGGGCTGGTGTTTGGACTCATGAAATTGAGAACCAAGGCATCCAAGACTGCCCAGTGA
- a CDS encoding Major facilitator superfamily domain, general substrate transporter: MGTENTIAEAELGMKMDLSHEEVVHMAELTEEEKVIEKKLRKRIDALVMPLAILVYLMNYIDRNNYAAAKLQGLEEDLHLDDAKYQTGLSVLFVGYILMQVPSNMLLNYMGRPSLYIGFFVCAWGLVSAVTSQVTTYGGIVACRFILGLVEAPFFCAILFYLSKWYKRQEMAFRMSIFYSGSLLSGAFGNLIAAGILNGLEGHRGLSAWQWLYIIEGSITCAIGLVICFVLPDFPETWKLLAPEMRKVAQRRLAIEAGQADVDEGGSKSQFEGFKLAMTDIKTYVFALAFMCISGAAGFQNFFPTLVKTLNLPETITLVLVAPPYLFMVVYSLCHSVASDRLEKRFWFFIYPIPITIIGFVIFMKTDSFAPRYFSFFLMVFVFAQNGTLYSWLASSIPRPPAKRAVAFAFFNSIGNSASIWTPYTYLDKEKPHYATAMGICIALQIIGGLAALFLYLNLRALNKRQERMENEEVQLSEMDIRRLQATAEIEGIDIAAARRLQKGFRYVL; this comes from the exons ATGGGAACTGAAAATACCATCGCAGAGGCGGAGTTGGGGATGAAGATGGACTTGAGCCATGAGGAAGTTGTCCATATGGCAGAGTTAACTGAGGAAGAGAAAGTTATCGAGAAGAAATTGCGCAAGCGGATTGATGCCCTGGTAATGCCACTGGCTATTCTGGTCTACCTGATGAACTACATCGATCG CAACAATTATGCTGCAGCGAAGCTTCAGGGTCTCGAAGAGGATCTCCACctcgacgatgcaaagtacCAAACCGGCCTCTCAGTTCTCTTCGTTGGATACATTCTCATGCAGGTGCCTTCGAACATGCTTCTAAATTATATGGGTCGACCATCCCTGTACATTGGATTCTTTGTCTGCGCTTGGGGATTGGTATCGGCAGTGACAAGTCAAGTCACAACCTATGGAGGCATTGTAGCATGCCGGTTCATTCTCGGTTTGGTCGAAGCACCCTTCTTCTGCGCCATTCTCTTCTATCTGTCGAAATGGTATAAACGGCAGGAAATGGCTTTCCGGATGAGCATTTTCTACTCCGGCTCCCTGCTGAGTGGCGCTTTCGGAAATCTCATCGCCGCTGGTATTCTCAACGGTCTCGAAGGCCACCGAGGACTTTCGGCATGGCAATGGCTATATATTATTGAAGGTTCCATTACCTGTGCCATTGGACTGGTCATTTGCTTTGTTCTACCTGACTTCCCGGAGACATGGAAACTTCTGGCTCCGGAGATGCGCAAAGTTGCCCAGCGACGTCTTGCGATTGAGGCCGGCCAGGCCGATGTGGATGAAGGGGGTAGCAAAAGCCAGTTCGAGGGTTTCAAGCTCGCCATGACTGACATCAAGACCTATGTATTCGCCTTGGCGTTTATGTGCATATCCGGAGCAGCGGGGTTCCAAAATTTCTTCCCAACATTGGTCAAGACTCTCAACTTGCCCGAGACCATCACCCTAGTGCTGGTGGCACCCCCATATCTGTTTATGGTTGTATATTCTCTTTGCCACTCTGTGGCTTCTGATAGATTGGAGAAGAGATTCTGGTTCTTTATCTACCCGATCCCGATCACCATCATTGGATTCGTCATCTTCATGAAAACCGACTCTTTTGCGCCCCGATActtctcgttcttcttgATGGTCTTTGTGTTCGCCCAGAATGGAACTCTATACTCCTGGCTGGCGAGCTCTATTCCTCGCCCACCTGCCAAGCGTGCTGTTG CCTTTGCATTTTTCAACTCAATTGGAAATAGCGCTTCGATTTGGACCCCCTACACTTATCTTGACAAAGAAAAACCTCATTACGCCACGGCTATGGGTATTTGCATTGCACTGCAGATTATCGGTGGTCTTGCGGCTCTCTTCCTATATTTAAATTTGCGTGCGCTCAACAAACGCCAGGAGCGTATGGAGAATGAGGAAGTGCAGCTTTCTGAGATGGACATTCGTCGGCTTCAGGCTACTGCTGAGATTGAAGGGATTGATATTGCCGCTGCTAGACGGCTGCAAAAAGGTTTCCGCTATGTGTTGTAA
- a CDS encoding ATPase inhibitor, IATP, mitochondria, producing MGAGDIGSTKSGFMTEKDSFAKREAAHEAMYIRQIEMEKLERLKEKLKEQRKHMNELDKHLDEYTKSQGGEQN from the exons ATGGGTGCAGGTGATATAGGTTCGACGAAGTCGGGCTTTATGACCGA GAAAGACTCCTTCGCCAAGCGTGAGGCTGCACACGAAGCCATGTACATTCGACAAATCGAAATGGAGAA GCTTGAACGTCTTAAAGAAAAGCTCAAGGAGCAGCGCAAGCATATGAATGAACTTGACAAGCATCT CGATGAATATACCAAGTCTCAGGGGGGTGAGCAGAACTAG